From a single Bacillus gobiensis genomic region:
- a CDS encoding rhomboid family intramembrane serine protease codes for MFVRNESFRSFISLYPIVSALTAIQILLWLVFQFELASIELLIGQLIGYNFGVANGEWWRLVTPIFMHQGFTHLLFNSISLILFAPGLERMLGKIRFIFLYLGSGIIGNLGTYFLGSEEYYHLGASGAIFGLFGTYLYIYFYRKELMSRSNSQMIVTIIVISLIMTFAGANTNILAHIFGLIGGFTLSPIVLSKKSGRPF; via the coding sequence ATGTTTGTAAGAAATGAAAGTTTCCGTTCTTTTATCAGTCTTTATCCGATAGTATCGGCTTTAACCGCGATACAAATCCTGCTATGGCTTGTTTTTCAGTTTGAATTAGCTTCTATAGAGCTGTTAATTGGCCAATTGATCGGCTATAATTTTGGAGTCGCTAATGGAGAATGGTGGAGACTGGTGACACCTATCTTCATGCATCAGGGTTTTACCCATCTGCTGTTTAACTCGATTTCGCTTATTTTATTTGCACCCGGATTAGAAAGGATGCTCGGAAAAATAAGATTTATCTTTTTGTACCTTGGCTCAGGAATCATCGGAAACTTAGGGACATATTTTCTCGGATCTGAAGAATATTATCACCTCGGAGCTTCAGGAGCTATTTTCGGTCTATTTGGCACATATCTTTATATTTATTTTTATCGAAAAGAGCTCATGAGCAGATCAAACTCCCAAATGATCGTCACCATCATTGTCATTTCCCTCATCATGACCTTTGCCGGAGCGAATACCAATATTCTGGCCCATATCTTTGGATTAATCGGAGGGTTCACCCTATCACCGATTGTACTAAGCAAAAAGAGTGGACGGCCCTTTTAG